A DNA window from Maribellus comscasis contains the following coding sequences:
- a CDS encoding lipopolysaccharide biosynthesis protein: MNLKQKTITGITWSFIDKSANLGVTFIIGIILARLLSPKEFGLVGMLTIFISISNSIVDSGFSQALIRKKSCTEDDFSTVFYFNFLVGLFMFALLATCAPLISRFFNEPLLIPLIRVLSITLIIDSLTIIQRTILTKNINFKLQTKISIIASVLSGGIAVVLAYKNFGVWSLVAQQIANRFFNSLFLWIWNKWRPLSVFSKKSFSELFNFGYKLLIAGIIRDIAQNIYYAIIGKYFSASDLGFYSQAERFNKLPSQDVSSVIQRVTYPVLAEIEDEVKLKLAYQKIIKSTVLITFMLMLGMAAVAEPLIITLIGEKWRKSVIMLQMLSFVGMMYPLHSINLNMLNIKGRSDLFLRLTIIKRLLIVPTIVIGLLWGINVMIAGMIFNSLVSYYLNSYWSGKLIRYPINEQIKDIIPYFLISLVNGTLIFFIGLILPFNYGIKLIIQSASGLFIAVSLLELIRPEVYLEFKKIVLSYFKTTKKKRP, from the coding sequence TTGAACTTAAAACAAAAAACGATTACAGGGATAACCTGGAGTTTTATAGATAAATCGGCGAACTTAGGCGTTACGTTTATCATCGGGATTATTTTAGCCAGGTTACTTTCCCCCAAAGAATTTGGTTTAGTAGGTATGCTTACTATATTTATTTCCATTTCAAATTCCATTGTAGATAGTGGTTTCAGCCAAGCACTTATTCGGAAAAAAAGTTGTACTGAAGATGACTTTTCAACCGTTTTTTATTTCAATTTTTTAGTCGGCCTTTTTATGTTTGCTTTATTAGCAACTTGCGCTCCATTAATTAGCCGTTTTTTTAATGAACCACTGTTAATACCCTTAATCAGAGTTCTGTCAATTACTTTAATTATTGATTCTTTGACAATTATACAGAGAACCATTTTAACTAAAAATATAAATTTCAAATTACAAACTAAGATTTCAATAATAGCTTCAGTTTTATCGGGTGGAATTGCTGTTGTATTGGCATATAAAAATTTTGGAGTTTGGAGTTTGGTCGCTCAACAAATAGCTAACCGTTTTTTTAATTCTCTATTTTTATGGATCTGGAATAAATGGCGACCGCTATCGGTTTTTAGTAAAAAGTCATTTTCCGAACTTTTTAATTTTGGTTACAAGTTGCTAATCGCTGGCATAATTCGAGATATTGCCCAAAATATATATTATGCAATTATCGGTAAGTATTTTTCTGCTTCTGATTTAGGTTTTTACTCTCAAGCCGAGCGGTTCAATAAACTCCCCTCGCAAGATGTAAGTAGTGTTATACAGCGAGTTACATACCCAGTATTAGCAGAGATTGAGGATGAAGTTAAACTGAAATTAGCTTATCAAAAAATAATTAAGTCTACAGTTCTTATAACTTTTATGTTAATGCTGGGAATGGCAGCAGTTGCTGAGCCTTTAATAATTACATTGATTGGAGAAAAATGGCGCAAATCAGTTATTATGTTGCAGATGCTTTCATTTGTAGGCATGATGTACCCTTTACACTCTATAAATTTAAACATGTTGAATATTAAAGGGAGATCTGATTTATTTCTTCGGTTAACAATCATAAAACGACTATTAATAGTTCCGACAATTGTTATTGGATTGCTATGGGGAATAAATGTAATGATTGCAGGTATGATATTTAATAGCTTGGTTAGTTATTATTTAAATAGCTATTGGTCTGGAAAACTTATCAGATATCCTATAAATGAGCAGATTAAGGATATAATTCCTTATTTCTTAATTTCGCTTGTTAATGGCACTTTAATTTTTTTTATTGGACTTATTCTTCCTTTTAATTATGGCATTAAATTAATTATACAATCGGCATCCGGTTTATTTATTGCTGTTTCATTATTAGAACTTATACGGCCAGAAGTATATTTGGAATTTAAAAAGATTGTTCTTTCCTACTTCAAAACCACTAAAAAGAAACGACCATAA
- a CDS encoding flavodoxin family protein, whose product MKLAIFNGSPRGNNSNTKILLSHFQKGLERAGGSVTSIDYLIQEKHLEEQVKHFKEAETIFLAFPLYVDSMPGMVKQFIETIGNFDGSGKKILFLVQSGFPEAVHSMEVKNYLLLLSKRWKMECLCVIVKPGVEGIKIMPEMMTRKLFKKMEFMGNEFGMKRKLDEKDLAKLSGPYKFSKFRLGVFGLMQKTGISNFYWDKNLKKNNAFEKRFDAPYAN is encoded by the coding sequence ATGAAATTAGCCATCTTTAACGGGTCTCCACGAGGGAACAATTCAAATACAAAAATTCTACTCTCCCACTTTCAAAAAGGTTTGGAGCGTGCTGGCGGCAGCGTAACTTCAATCGATTACCTTATTCAGGAAAAACATTTAGAAGAGCAAGTAAAACATTTCAAGGAAGCTGAAACAATCTTTCTGGCTTTCCCGCTTTATGTTGATTCTATGCCGGGAATGGTAAAACAATTTATTGAAACGATTGGGAATTTTGATGGTTCAGGAAAGAAAATACTTTTCCTTGTTCAATCAGGTTTTCCTGAAGCTGTGCATTCAATGGAAGTAAAAAATTATTTGCTTTTGCTCTCAAAAAGATGGAAAATGGAATGTTTGTGTGTAATTGTAAAACCCGGTGTGGAAGGAATTAAAATTATGCCTGAAATGATGACCAGGAAGCTATTCAAAAAAATGGAATTTATGGGAAATGAATTTGGAATGAAGAGAAAACTCGATGAAAAAGATTTAGCAAAACTCTCGGGGCCTTATAAATTTTCAAAATTCAGGCTCGGTGTTTTTGGACTGATGCAAAAAACAGGAATTTCCAATTTTTACTGGGATAAAAATCTGAAAAAAAATAATGCTTTTGAAAAGCGGTTTGATGCGCCGTATGCAAATTAA
- the purL gene encoding phosphoribosylformylglycinamidine synthase translates to MIQFFKTQSNSIIAVDSKQTLSQQNIEKLIWLFSEAEYLIETVLTGWFIGPRKEMLTPWSTNAVEITQNMGIESIVRMEEFFEVENEKAEYDPMLQRMYQNLTQEIFTINKQPDPIVNIEDIAAYNQQEGLALSDDEMGYLKSVSEQMGRPLTDSEVYGFAQVNSEHCRHKIFNGTFIIDGKEMESSLFQMIKKTSQENPNKIISAYKDNCSFVQGPVVEQFAPATQDKPDFFEVKDIETVLSLKAETHNFPTTVEPFNGASTGTGGEIRDRIGGGKGSLPIAGTAVYMTSYPRTEAQRSWEQATEERDWLYQTPEEILIKASNGASDFGNKFGQPLINGSLLTFEHFEHFKKYGYDKVIMLAGGIGFGNKKDSLKDDPGVGDKVVLLGGDNYRIGMGGGAVSSVATGEFANAIELNAVQRANPEMQKRVYNAIRAMSEADENPVISIHDHGAGGHLNCLSELVETTGGKIDTAKLPVGDPTLSQKEIIGNESQERMGLVMKPESVELLKKIAERERAPIYEIGETTGDMQFTFENSKTGEKPIDWQLGYMFGNPPKTVLEDTTAIPEFEELEYDNEEINTLVESVIQLESVACKDWLTNKVDRSVTGRIAKQQCAGELQLPLNNLGVITLDYQGKAGSATSLGHAPVAGLVDAEKGSVLSIAEALTNIIWAPMPDKIRSVSLSANWMWPAKNPGENARIYNAVQAASDFACALGVNIPTGKDSMSMTQKYKDDVVYAPGTVIISASGEVTDVRKVVEPVLVNDESKEILFIDFSFSERALGGSAFAQSINKLGKTAPAVKSPEKFVAAFNTVQNLIEANLILAGHDIGSGGLITTLLEMCFSNKKGGMKINLTGIGEEDLAKVLFSENPGIVIQCTDAEKVKTELAEKGVEFVSLGFPVSYRKIRVENGETEVDFDIDSLRDLWFKTSYLLDRKQMQKDLALERFKNYKNFNLEYDFKDFTGKAADLGIDLKRRKPSGIKAAIIREKGVNGDREMAYAMYLAGLDVKDVHMTDLIAGRETLEDIKMIVFVGGFSNSDVLGSAKGWAGAFKYNEKARIALEKFYRREDTLSLGVCNGCQVMVELELVYPEHSIQPKMLHNESHKFESSFLNVDIQENNSVMLKNMAGMKLGIWVAHGEGKFYLPFNEQQYNIPVKYSRDAYPANPNGSHYAAASLCSDDGRHLVMMPHLERAFTPWLWANYPADRKNDEIAPWIQAFVNARNWIAEKTK, encoded by the coding sequence ATGATTCAATTTTTCAAAACCCAAAGTAACAGTATCATAGCCGTCGATTCCAAACAGACTCTAAGTCAGCAAAATATAGAAAAACTTATCTGGCTTTTTTCTGAGGCTGAATATTTGATTGAAACAGTGTTGACTGGCTGGTTTATAGGGCCACGTAAAGAAATGCTTACTCCGTGGAGTACCAATGCTGTGGAAATTACCCAAAATATGGGAATTGAAAGCATCGTCCGCATGGAAGAATTTTTTGAAGTTGAAAATGAAAAGGCGGAATACGATCCAATGTTACAACGGATGTATCAAAACCTGACTCAGGAAATTTTTACGATAAACAAACAACCGGATCCGATTGTCAACATTGAAGACATTGCAGCGTACAATCAACAGGAAGGATTAGCCCTGAGTGATGACGAAATGGGCTACCTGAAATCTGTTTCGGAGCAAATGGGACGCCCGCTTACCGACAGCGAAGTGTATGGTTTTGCCCAGGTAAACTCGGAACATTGCAGACACAAAATTTTTAACGGAACTTTTATCATCGACGGAAAAGAAATGGAATCTTCACTTTTCCAGATGATTAAAAAGACTTCACAGGAAAATCCAAATAAAATTATTTCAGCATATAAAGATAATTGTTCGTTTGTTCAGGGCCCGGTGGTTGAACAATTCGCCCCGGCAACACAGGACAAACCTGATTTTTTTGAAGTAAAAGACATTGAAACAGTTCTTTCATTAAAAGCTGAAACACATAATTTCCCTACAACAGTTGAGCCATTTAACGGTGCTTCAACCGGAACCGGTGGTGAAATCCGCGACAGAATTGGCGGAGGAAAAGGAAGTTTGCCCATTGCCGGAACTGCGGTTTATATGACTTCTTATCCGAGAACGGAAGCACAACGCAGCTGGGAACAGGCAACCGAAGAAAGAGACTGGTTGTACCAAACTCCCGAAGAAATTTTGATAAAAGCTTCAAACGGAGCCAGCGATTTTGGAAACAAATTTGGACAGCCATTAATTAACGGTTCTCTGCTTACTTTTGAACATTTTGAACATTTCAAAAAATACGGTTACGATAAAGTAATCATGCTCGCCGGAGGTATCGGTTTTGGAAATAAAAAAGACAGCCTGAAAGACGATCCGGGTGTTGGCGACAAAGTGGTTTTGCTTGGAGGCGACAACTACCGAATTGGAATGGGCGGAGGTGCGGTTTCATCTGTAGCAACAGGTGAATTTGCCAATGCAATTGAATTAAACGCAGTGCAGCGCGCCAACCCGGAAATGCAGAAGCGTGTTTATAATGCCATTCGCGCCATGAGTGAAGCGGACGAAAATCCGGTTATTTCTATCCACGACCATGGCGCAGGCGGACACTTAAACTGTCTTTCGGAATTGGTAGAAACTACCGGCGGAAAAATTGATACCGCCAAACTTCCAGTTGGCGACCCCACGCTTTCACAAAAAGAAATTATAGGGAACGAGTCACAAGAACGAATGGGACTTGTAATGAAACCGGAAAGTGTAGAATTGCTCAAGAAAATTGCGGAACGCGAACGTGCGCCAATTTACGAAATTGGAGAAACTACCGGCGATATGCAGTTTACTTTTGAAAACTCAAAAACCGGCGAAAAACCAATAGACTGGCAGTTGGGATACATGTTTGGAAATCCGCCAAAAACAGTTTTGGAAGACACTACTGCAATTCCCGAATTTGAAGAATTAGAATACGATAACGAAGAAATAAATACACTGGTTGAAAGCGTAATTCAACTGGAATCGGTAGCTTGTAAAGACTGGTTAACCAACAAAGTCGACCGCTCGGTAACCGGACGAATTGCAAAACAACAATGTGCCGGAGAGTTACAACTTCCATTGAATAACCTTGGAGTAATCACCTTGGATTACCAGGGAAAAGCCGGAAGCGCAACTTCGTTGGGTCACGCACCGGTTGCAGGTTTGGTTGATGCTGAAAAAGGCTCTGTTCTTTCCATTGCCGAAGCGTTGACAAATATTATCTGGGCACCGATGCCCGACAAAATTCGCAGCGTTTCACTAAGTGCCAACTGGATGTGGCCGGCAAAAAATCCGGGAGAAAATGCCCGTATTTACAATGCTGTTCAGGCTGCCAGCGATTTTGCCTGTGCTTTGGGAGTAAACATCCCAACGGGAAAAGACTCCATGTCGATGACTCAGAAATACAAAGACGATGTGGTTTACGCGCCGGGAACCGTTATAATTTCAGCCTCGGGCGAAGTTACAGATGTTCGCAAAGTTGTTGAGCCGGTTTTGGTGAATGACGAATCAAAAGAAATTTTATTTATTGATTTTTCTTTTTCTGAACGTGCACTCGGAGGAAGCGCCTTTGCGCAATCGATAAACAAATTGGGAAAAACAGCTCCTGCAGTAAAAAGCCCAGAAAAATTTGTTGCCGCTTTTAATACGGTTCAAAATCTAATTGAAGCGAATTTAATTTTAGCAGGCCACGATATTGGTTCCGGTGGTTTGATTACCACATTGCTTGAAATGTGTTTCAGCAATAAAAAAGGAGGTATGAAAATCAATCTTACCGGAATTGGGGAAGAAGATTTGGCGAAAGTTCTGTTTAGCGAAAATCCGGGAATCGTAATTCAATGCACCGATGCAGAAAAAGTAAAAACTGAACTTGCAGAAAAAGGAGTTGAATTTGTCTCACTTGGATTCCCTGTTTCTTACCGAAAAATCAGGGTGGAAAACGGGGAAACAGAAGTTGATTTTGATATTGATTCTTTGCGCGATTTGTGGTTTAAAACATCCTATTTACTCGACCGCAAACAAATGCAAAAAGATTTGGCATTGGAACGTTTTAAAAACTATAAAAACTTCAACTTAGAATACGATTTTAAAGATTTTACCGGAAAAGCTGCAGATTTAGGCATCGACCTAAAACGCAGAAAACCATCGGGAATAAAAGCAGCAATTATCCGTGAAAAAGGAGTAAACGGCGACCGTGAAATGGCGTATGCAATGTATCTGGCTGGTTTGGATGTGAAAGACGTTCACATGACCGACCTTATTGCAGGACGTGAAACGCTGGAAGACATCAAGATGATTGTTTTTGTTGGCGGGTTCTCGAATTCTGATGTTTTAGGTTCGGCAAAAGGATGGGCAGGAGCTTTTAAATACAACGAAAAAGCACGAATTGCACTTGAAAAATTCTACCGCAGAGAAGACACCTTGAGTTTGGGGGTTTGCAACGGTTGCCAGGTAATGGTTGAATTGGAGCTGGTTTACCCGGAACACAGCATTCAGCCAAAAATGTTGCACAACGAATCGCATAAATTTGAGTCGTCATTCCTGAATGTAGATATTCAGGAAAACAATTCAGTAATGTTGAAAAATATGGCCGGAATGAAACTGGGAATCTGGGTGGCTCACGGCGAAGGAAAATTCTACTTACCGTTTAACGAGCAACAATACAATATTCCGGTAAAATACAGTCGCGATGCATATCCGGCCAATCCGAATGGTTCACATTATGCAGCGGCGTCACTTTGTTCCGACGATGGTCGCCACCTGGTAATGATGCCTCACCTGGAAAGGGCATTTACGCCGTGGCTTTGGGCGAATTATCCGGCCGACAGGAAAAACGACGAAATTGCTCCGTGGATTCAGGCGTTTGTGAATGCAAGAAACTGGATTGCTGAAAAAACTAAATAA
- a CDS encoding flavodoxin family protein — MIQKITIVDGNPDVGKNPLNDALEKSISALSENNLVKVFHLHKKKVKQCVGCFDCWWKTPGICRFDDDTGDILRSIISSDLVIYSTPIIMGMYSALLKKFHDRTIPLVHPYINIVEGECHHKKRYSNYPKIGVLVEPNDSSKEELELVEKIFSRIKLNFHSEVKFFYPINSINPKQLSHEISHL; from the coding sequence ATGATTCAGAAAATTACAATTGTCGATGGAAATCCCGATGTCGGCAAAAATCCATTAAACGACGCGTTGGAAAAATCTATTTCAGCGCTTAGTGAGAACAATCTGGTAAAAGTATTTCACCTTCACAAAAAAAAAGTAAAACAGTGTGTAGGCTGTTTTGATTGTTGGTGGAAAACGCCTGGAATTTGCCGTTTCGACGATGACACTGGAGATATTCTACGGTCAATCATTTCCAGTGATTTGGTTATTTATTCCACACCAATTATTATGGGAATGTATTCTGCACTTCTAAAGAAATTTCACGACAGAACAATTCCGCTGGTTCACCCATACATAAACATTGTTGAAGGGGAATGCCATCATAAAAAGCGATACTCCAATTATCCGAAAATCGGAGTTCTGGTTGAGCCAAACGATTCCAGTAAAGAGGAACTTGAACTTGTCGAAAAAATCTTTAGCCGGATTAAACTAAACTTTCATTCCGAAGTAAAATTCTTTTATCCCATTAATTCCATCAATCCAAAACAACTTAGCCATGAAATTAGCCATCTTTAA
- a CDS encoding DegT/DnrJ/EryC1/StrS family aminotransferase — MDNNKPIYVTQPALPDLQEFIPYLEKIWDNKILTNNGPFHMQLEKALAEFLEVPFVSLFANGTLALIVALRALNITGEVITTPYSFVATSHSLLWNNIKPVFVDIEPNSCNIDSEKIEKAITKRTTAILPVHVYGNPCQTERIQEIANTYKLKVIYDAAHAFGVKQNGKNICTHGDLSALSFHATKVFNTMEGGAIVSHSASTKKKIDYLKNHGFFNETKVKTLGLNSKMNEMQSALGLLQLKNFHQNIQKRKRITQLYQKELEKIKGISFIVNTASTEPNFTYFPIFVNKNEYGMTRDDLFKKLKKNNIFARRYFYPLISNFPMYKSIESARSSNLPEADKIAENVICLPIFSELDLNSVYRIIDIIKNKDA, encoded by the coding sequence ATGGATAATAACAAACCTATCTACGTTACACAACCAGCACTGCCTGATTTACAGGAATTCATCCCATATCTGGAAAAAATATGGGATAATAAAATACTTACCAACAATGGCCCTTTTCACATGCAATTAGAAAAAGCGCTTGCAGAATTTCTGGAAGTTCCTTTTGTCTCGTTGTTTGCAAATGGCACGCTGGCATTAATTGTTGCGCTGAGAGCTTTAAATATTACGGGAGAAGTTATTACAACTCCCTACAGTTTTGTTGCCACATCACATAGTCTTCTTTGGAATAACATCAAACCAGTTTTTGTTGATATTGAACCTAATTCATGTAATATTGATTCGGAAAAAATAGAAAAGGCGATAACAAAAAGAACAACTGCCATTTTACCTGTACACGTTTATGGAAATCCATGTCAGACGGAACGCATTCAGGAAATTGCGAACACATATAAATTAAAAGTAATTTATGATGCTGCCCATGCTTTCGGAGTAAAACAAAATGGGAAAAATATATGTACACATGGAGATCTTTCAGCTCTAAGTTTTCATGCAACAAAAGTGTTCAATACAATGGAAGGAGGTGCCATTGTCAGCCATAGTGCATCGACAAAAAAGAAAATAGATTACCTGAAAAATCACGGTTTTTTCAACGAAACAAAAGTAAAGACCTTAGGTCTTAATTCTAAAATGAATGAAATGCAGTCAGCCTTGGGCTTATTGCAACTAAAAAACTTTCATCAGAATATACAAAAGAGAAAAAGAATTACACAACTCTACCAAAAAGAATTAGAAAAAATTAAAGGTATATCGTTTATCGTTAACACAGCATCCACCGAGCCCAATTTTACCTATTTTCCGATTTTTGTAAACAAAAATGAATATGGTATGACTCGTGATGATTTATTTAAAAAGCTAAAAAAAAATAATATATTCGCCCGACGTTATTTTTATCCATTAATCAGTAATTTCCCAATGTATAAATCAATCGAATCTGCGAGGTCATCGAATTTACCAGAGGCTGATAAAATAGCTGAAAATGTAATTTGTTTGCCAATTTTTTCCGAATTAGATTTAAATAGTGTTTACAGAATTATAGATATCATAAAAAATAAAGATGCATAA
- a CDS encoding DJ-1 family glyoxalase III gives MKNIAVHLADGFEEIEAISIIDVLRRAGFEVTTVSVTGNLTVTGSHKIPVVADEFFENVNYDSIDMIVLPGGMPGAKNLNNHSGLKKQILEFNKNGKHLGAICAAPLVFGLSGILEGKNATCYPGFEENLEGALITEQPTVVDGNIITGKGAGVAIDFALKIVEELKGAETAAELAKKMIVL, from the coding sequence ATGAAAAATATTGCTGTGCACTTAGCCGATGGATTTGAAGAGATTGAAGCGATAAGTATTATCGATGTGTTGAGGCGTGCAGGTTTTGAGGTTACCACGGTTTCTGTAACCGGAAATTTAACGGTTACCGGCTCGCACAAAATTCCTGTGGTTGCTGATGAATTTTTTGAAAACGTAAACTATGATTCAATCGATATGATTGTTCTTCCAGGCGGGATGCCGGGGGCGAAAAACCTGAATAATCACTCCGGATTAAAAAAGCAGATTTTAGAGTTTAATAAAAATGGCAAACATTTGGGAGCCATTTGCGCAGCACCGCTTGTTTTTGGTTTGTCGGGAATTTTAGAAGGGAAAAATGCAACCTGTTACCCCGGTTTTGAAGAGAATTTGGAGGGCGCTTTAATTACAGAACAGCCAACCGTAGTGGACGGAAATATTATTACAGGAAAAGGAGCCGGAGTTGCTATCGACTTTGCACTTAAAATTGTAGAAGAGTTAAAAGGCGCGGAGACTGCTGCTGAACTCGCAAAAAAGATGATAGTTCTATAG
- a CDS encoding RNA polymerase sigma factor — protein sequence MTQIQFNNALLGLRDKLHYYALSLTSDSERADDLLQETFLKALTYRDKFTQNTNFKAWIYTIMKNTFINDYRRNVKTKNTFDGSNNDFHLMFSKDKVYPAPDSFYSTKEIHKNINALEDEYKIPFTMFLDGYKYKEIAEKLDLPLGTVKSRIFFTRKKLEKSLNEYSDN from the coding sequence ATGACTCAGATTCAATTTAATAACGCACTTCTCGGTTTAAGAGACAAATTGCATTACTATGCACTAAGTTTAACTTCTGATTCAGAAAGAGCTGATGATCTTCTGCAGGAGACTTTTTTGAAAGCTTTAACCTATCGTGATAAATTTACGCAAAACACGAACTTTAAAGCCTGGATTTACACCATTATGAAAAACACGTTTATTAACGACTATCGCAGAAACGTAAAAACAAAAAATACGTTTGATGGTTCAAATAACGACTTTCATTTGATGTTTTCAAAAGATAAAGTTTATCCGGCACCGGATTCTTTCTACAGTACAAAAGAAATTCACAAGAATATTAATGCGCTGGAAGATGAGTATAAAATTCCATTTACAATGTTTTTGGATGGATACAAATACAAAGAGATTGCTGAAAAGCTCGATTTGCCTCTGGGAACAGTAAAAAGCAGAATTTTCTTTACGCGTAAGAAATTGGAAAAGTCGTTGAACGAGTATTCAGATAATTGA
- a CDS encoding glycosyltransferase family 2 protein, with product MIKGKSNIPNLIDSPLVSICCFTFNHSKFIHQAIDGFLLQQTNFHFEIIIHDDASTDGTTEILKSYQKKYPELIRLIIQNTNQWSNGERMLLATFVLPKVRGKYIAFCEGDDYWIDPEKLQKQVNFLEKKHEYSMCFHDALIFKKNDKNVNEPFGKITNREYTGKEILAKWIIPTASIVFRRDLYFPIYNPNFLHGDIVLCLTLAQRGKVYGMSEIMSVYRKQKGGMSSNYQGIDFFRLFLKHRIEIHNTFREFTGYQSKRFISLIIAEIAWGKLKNYSISFVYYIVLAIRWSPIGFLHNLYNVISTGILSMAKREK from the coding sequence ATGATAAAAGGAAAGTCGAATATACCCAACCTGATTGATTCGCCATTGGTAAGTATATGTTGTTTTACATTTAACCATAGTAAATTTATACATCAAGCGATAGATGGATTTTTGTTACAACAAACCAACTTCCACTTTGAAATCATAATCCATGATGATGCATCAACCGATGGGACAACTGAAATTTTAAAATCATATCAAAAAAAGTATCCGGAATTAATTCGTTTGATAATTCAAAATACAAATCAATGGTCAAATGGAGAAAGAATGTTGTTGGCCACATTTGTATTGCCAAAAGTAAGAGGAAAATATATTGCATTTTGCGAAGGAGATGATTATTGGATTGATCCTGAAAAATTACAAAAACAGGTAAACTTTCTGGAAAAGAAACACGAATATTCAATGTGTTTTCACGATGCGTTAATATTCAAAAAAAACGATAAAAATGTAAACGAACCATTTGGAAAAATAACAAATAGGGAATACACAGGAAAAGAAATTCTTGCAAAATGGATTATACCAACTGCATCTATTGTTTTTAGAAGAGATTTATATTTTCCAATTTACAATCCAAATTTTTTGCATGGCGACATTGTCCTTTGCTTAACCCTTGCTCAGCGCGGTAAAGTTTACGGGATGAGTGAAATAATGAGTGTTTATAGAAAACAAAAAGGGGGGATGTCATCAAATTATCAGGGAATTGATTTTTTTAGATTATTCTTGAAACACAGAATTGAAATTCATAATACTTTTAGAGAATTCACTGGATATCAGTCAAAACGCTTTATTTCTTTAATTATTGCTGAAATTGCCTGGGGAAAGTTAAAGAATTATTCTATTTCGTTTGTGTATTATATTGTGTTGGCAATAAGATGGTCGCCAATAGGTTTTCTGCACAATTTGTACAATGTTATTTCAACCGGAATACTAAGTATGGCAAAACGGGAGAAGTAA
- a CDS encoding sulfotransferase: protein MKRLKKLKIIKPTYIKNEVVSRYNSILVSKKQKVFCIGLNKTGTSSLKKEMEQQNYIVGIQRQAELLFDDWVKRDFRRIINYCKTAQFFQDAPFSYPYTFIAIDQAFPKSKFILTIRDNAEAWYNSLIRFHRKIWGNGNVPPTAEDLKNANYIYKGFPYYSSMSLRNVPKDNPYKKDVLIDFYETYNKNIKDYFRHRPNDLLIINLKEKDSYGRFCNFLGIEKKKEHFPWENRT, encoded by the coding sequence ATGAAAAGGCTTAAGAAATTAAAAATAATTAAACCCACGTACATTAAAAACGAAGTAGTAAGTCGTTACAATTCCATTCTGGTATCGAAAAAACAAAAAGTGTTCTGTATTGGATTAAACAAAACTGGAACAAGCTCTTTGAAAAAGGAGATGGAACAACAAAACTATATTGTAGGTATTCAAAGGCAAGCCGAATTATTATTTGATGATTGGGTAAAAAGAGATTTCAGACGTATAATTAATTATTGTAAAACTGCGCAGTTCTTTCAGGATGCCCCATTTAGCTATCCTTATACATTTATCGCAATAGATCAGGCTTTTCCCAAGAGTAAATTTATTCTGACAATTAGAGACAATGCAGAGGCTTGGTATAATTCTTTGATAAGATTTCATCGCAAGATCTGGGGAAATGGAAATGTACCTCCAACTGCAGAGGATTTAAAAAATGCAAATTATATCTATAAAGGGTTCCCTTATTATTCTTCCATGTCCTTAAGAAATGTTCCAAAAGATAATCCTTACAAAAAAGATGTATTGATTGATTTTTATGAAACGTATAATAAAAATATCAAGGATTATTTTCGACACAGACCCAATGATTTATTGATTATTAATTTAAAGGAGAAAGACAGCTATGGTCGTTTCTGTAATTTTTTAGGAATTGAGAAAAAAAAAGAACACTTCCCGTGGGAAAATAGAACATGA